From Lasioglossum baleicum chromosome 2, iyLasBale1, whole genome shotgun sequence, a single genomic window includes:
- the Asns gene encoding asparagine synthetase isoform X1, producing MRSRAQICERGVKVNVLSVLFRQPVTVRRNKMCGIWALFGLNSPLTCICENFVKIEHRGPEAFKLEYDHSVNNGYYGFHRLAIVDDLHGMQPMRLYKYPQIFLLCNGEIYNHKQISQKYEFKCVTQCDVEVIIYLYEHLGAENVAKMLDGVFAFCIVDIKKRKILIGRDPYGIRPLFRLVSDDGQLAVCSESKGLIGLTKQINSKWTLKPFPPGHYEEYEILNDGRTKLLSTVNYFKPGDKPSFQVHTPWNVLSKTNVHENIRLLLSAAVKKRLMADRKVGCLLSGGLDSSLIAALLVKHAKEENLPYKIQSFAIGMGDSPDIIAARQVADHIGTEHYEIIFSKEDVEDVLDKVIYHLETFDITTIRASIGMYLISRYIKYNTDATVIFSGEGADELAQGYIYFRDAPSELEAHDESLRLLKDIYLYDGLRADRTTSAFSLELRVPFLDLQFTNYYLSLDAATRQPQGGVEKHLLRSAFDNTNILPSNILWRHKEAFSDGVTSIKKSLFQIIHEIVDDRISDAALEKAHLKYSHCTPKTKEALHYRNIFEFYYGGQAESFTPYFWMPRWIKGINDPSARYIAHYSAESKK from the exons ATGCGCAGCCGCGCACAAATTTGCGAACGTGGAGTCAAAGTTAACGTGCTATCGGTGTTGTTTCGTCAGCC tgtTACAGTGAGACGAAACAAAATGTGCGGAATTTGGGCCCTGTTTGGATTAAATTCGCCTTTGACCTGTATTTGTgagaattttgtaaaaatagaACATCGTGGTCCTGAAGCTTTTAAACTCGAATACGACCACTCAGTCAAC aATGGTTATTACGGATTTCACAGACTGGCAATTGTTGATGATCTCCATGGAATGCAACCAATGAGACTTTACAAGTATCCACAAATTTTTCTGTTGTGCAATGGTGAAATATATAATCATAAACAA atcagccaaaaatatgaatttaaatGTGTTACACAGTGTGATGTGGAAGTAATAATATACTTGTATGAACATCTTGGTGCCGAAAATGTTGCCAAAATGCTTGATGGTGTGTTTGCATTTTGCATAGTGGATATAAAGAAGAGAAAAATTCTGATCGGCAGAGATCCTTATGGCATTAGACCTTTATTTCGATTAGTTTCTGACGATGGACAACTTGCAGTTTGCTCAGAAAGCAAG ggtcttATAGGATTAACAAAACAAATAAACTCGAAATGGACATTGAAACCGTTCCCACCAGGTCATTATGAAGAATATGAAATCTTAAATGACGGTCGTACAAAATTATTATCaacagtaaattattttaaGCCGGGTGACAAACCGAGCTTTCAAGTACATACTCCTTGGAATG TTTTGAGTAAAACAAATGTTCATGAGAACATAAGGTTGCTTCTCTCAGCTGCTGTGAAAAAAAGGTTAATGGCTGACAGGAAAGTAGGATGTTTACTATCAGGTGGTTTAGACTCGAGTTTGATTGCAGCGTTGCTAGTAAAACATGCCAAAGAAGAAAATCTGCCTTATAAAATACAAAGTTTTGCTATTGGAATGGGTGATAGTCCAGATATTATTGCAGCCAGACAG GTTGCAGATCATATTGGAACAGAgcattatgaaataattttttcgaaagaagatgTGGAGGATGTATTGGATAAAGTGATTTATCATTTAGAAACTTTTGATATTACCACAATCCGAGCTTCCATTgg AATGTATCTTATCTCGAGATATATTAAGTATAATACAGATGCAACAGTAATATTCAGCGGAGAAGGTGCAGATGAACTTGCACAAGGATATATTTATTTCAGAGATGCACCTAGTGAATTAGAAGCTCATGATGAGTCTCTTCGATTACttaaagatatttatttatatgatgGTTTGAGAGCAGATAGAACAACTTCTGCCTTTAGTCTGGAACTACGAGTTCCGTTTTTAGATCTTCaatttacaaattattatctCTCACTGGATGCTGCTACTAGACAACCACAAG GAGGGGTAGAAAAGCATTTATTAAGATCTGCATTCGACAACACTAATATACTGCCATCAAACATACTGTGGAGGCACAAAGAAGCATTCAGCGATGGTGTAACGTCGATTAAAAAATCTCTTTTCCAAATTATACATGAAATAGTAGACGATCGTATATCAGACGCAGCGTTAGAGAAAGCTCATTTGAAATATTCTCATTGTACTCCGAAAACTAAAGAAGCACTTCATTACAG AAACATTTTTGAATTCTATTATGGAGGACAAGCTGAGAGTTTTACGCCATATTTTTGGATGCCCCGTTGGATAAAGGGAATTAATGATCCATCTGCACGATATATTGCGCATTATTCGGCAGAAAGTAAAAAATGA
- the Asns gene encoding asparagine synthetase isoform X4 — protein MISQKYEFKCVTQCDVEVIIYLYEHLGAENVAKMLDGVFAFCIVDIKKRKILIGRDPYGIRPLFRLVSDDGQLAVCSESKGLIGLTKQINSKWTLKPFPPGHYEEYEILNDGRTKLLSTVNYFKPGDKPSFQVHTPWNVLSKTNVHENIRLLLSAAVKKRLMADRKVGCLLSGGLDSSLIAALLVKHAKEENLPYKIQSFAIGMGDSPDIIAARQVADHIGTEHYEIIFSKEDVEDVLDKVIYHLETFDITTIRASIGMYLISRYIKYNTDATVIFSGEGADELAQGYIYFRDAPSELEAHDESLRLLKDIYLYDGLRADRTTSAFSLELRVPFLDLQFTNYYLSLDAATRQPQGGVEKHLLRSAFDNTNILPSNILWRHKEAFSDGVTSIKKSLFQIIHEIVDDRISDAALEKAHLKYSHCTPKTKEALHYRNIFEFYYGGQAESFTPYFWMPRWIKGINDPSARYIAHYSAESKK, from the exons ATG atcagccaaaaatatgaatttaaatGTGTTACACAGTGTGATGTGGAAGTAATAATATACTTGTATGAACATCTTGGTGCCGAAAATGTTGCCAAAATGCTTGATGGTGTGTTTGCATTTTGCATAGTGGATATAAAGAAGAGAAAAATTCTGATCGGCAGAGATCCTTATGGCATTAGACCTTTATTTCGATTAGTTTCTGACGATGGACAACTTGCAGTTTGCTCAGAAAGCAAG ggtcttATAGGATTAACAAAACAAATAAACTCGAAATGGACATTGAAACCGTTCCCACCAGGTCATTATGAAGAATATGAAATCTTAAATGACGGTCGTACAAAATTATTATCaacagtaaattattttaaGCCGGGTGACAAACCGAGCTTTCAAGTACATACTCCTTGGAATG TTTTGAGTAAAACAAATGTTCATGAGAACATAAGGTTGCTTCTCTCAGCTGCTGTGAAAAAAAGGTTAATGGCTGACAGGAAAGTAGGATGTTTACTATCAGGTGGTTTAGACTCGAGTTTGATTGCAGCGTTGCTAGTAAAACATGCCAAAGAAGAAAATCTGCCTTATAAAATACAAAGTTTTGCTATTGGAATGGGTGATAGTCCAGATATTATTGCAGCCAGACAG GTTGCAGATCATATTGGAACAGAgcattatgaaataattttttcgaaagaagatgTGGAGGATGTATTGGATAAAGTGATTTATCATTTAGAAACTTTTGATATTACCACAATCCGAGCTTCCATTgg AATGTATCTTATCTCGAGATATATTAAGTATAATACAGATGCAACAGTAATATTCAGCGGAGAAGGTGCAGATGAACTTGCACAAGGATATATTTATTTCAGAGATGCACCTAGTGAATTAGAAGCTCATGATGAGTCTCTTCGATTACttaaagatatttatttatatgatgGTTTGAGAGCAGATAGAACAACTTCTGCCTTTAGTCTGGAACTACGAGTTCCGTTTTTAGATCTTCaatttacaaattattatctCTCACTGGATGCTGCTACTAGACAACCACAAG GAGGGGTAGAAAAGCATTTATTAAGATCTGCATTCGACAACACTAATATACTGCCATCAAACATACTGTGGAGGCACAAAGAAGCATTCAGCGATGGTGTAACGTCGATTAAAAAATCTCTTTTCCAAATTATACATGAAATAGTAGACGATCGTATATCAGACGCAGCGTTAGAGAAAGCTCATTTGAAATATTCTCATTGTACTCCGAAAACTAAAGAAGCACTTCATTACAG AAACATTTTTGAATTCTATTATGGAGGACAAGCTGAGAGTTTTACGCCATATTTTTGGATGCCCCGTTGGATAAAGGGAATTAATGATCCATCTGCACGATATATTGCGCATTATTCGGCAGAAAGTAAAAAATGA
- the Asns gene encoding asparagine synthetase isoform X2 — MIIDILISSVTVRRNKMCGIWALFGLNSPLTCICENFVKIEHRGPEAFKLEYDHSVNNGYYGFHRLAIVDDLHGMQPMRLYKYPQIFLLCNGEIYNHKQISQKYEFKCVTQCDVEVIIYLYEHLGAENVAKMLDGVFAFCIVDIKKRKILIGRDPYGIRPLFRLVSDDGQLAVCSESKGLIGLTKQINSKWTLKPFPPGHYEEYEILNDGRTKLLSTVNYFKPGDKPSFQVHTPWNVLSKTNVHENIRLLLSAAVKKRLMADRKVGCLLSGGLDSSLIAALLVKHAKEENLPYKIQSFAIGMGDSPDIIAARQVADHIGTEHYEIIFSKEDVEDVLDKVIYHLETFDITTIRASIGMYLISRYIKYNTDATVIFSGEGADELAQGYIYFRDAPSELEAHDESLRLLKDIYLYDGLRADRTTSAFSLELRVPFLDLQFTNYYLSLDAATRQPQGGVEKHLLRSAFDNTNILPSNILWRHKEAFSDGVTSIKKSLFQIIHEIVDDRISDAALEKAHLKYSHCTPKTKEALHYRNIFEFYYGGQAESFTPYFWMPRWIKGINDPSARYIAHYSAESKK; from the exons ATGATTATTGACATCCTCATCTCCTC tgtTACAGTGAGACGAAACAAAATGTGCGGAATTTGGGCCCTGTTTGGATTAAATTCGCCTTTGACCTGTATTTGTgagaattttgtaaaaatagaACATCGTGGTCCTGAAGCTTTTAAACTCGAATACGACCACTCAGTCAAC aATGGTTATTACGGATTTCACAGACTGGCAATTGTTGATGATCTCCATGGAATGCAACCAATGAGACTTTACAAGTATCCACAAATTTTTCTGTTGTGCAATGGTGAAATATATAATCATAAACAA atcagccaaaaatatgaatttaaatGTGTTACACAGTGTGATGTGGAAGTAATAATATACTTGTATGAACATCTTGGTGCCGAAAATGTTGCCAAAATGCTTGATGGTGTGTTTGCATTTTGCATAGTGGATATAAAGAAGAGAAAAATTCTGATCGGCAGAGATCCTTATGGCATTAGACCTTTATTTCGATTAGTTTCTGACGATGGACAACTTGCAGTTTGCTCAGAAAGCAAG ggtcttATAGGATTAACAAAACAAATAAACTCGAAATGGACATTGAAACCGTTCCCACCAGGTCATTATGAAGAATATGAAATCTTAAATGACGGTCGTACAAAATTATTATCaacagtaaattattttaaGCCGGGTGACAAACCGAGCTTTCAAGTACATACTCCTTGGAATG TTTTGAGTAAAACAAATGTTCATGAGAACATAAGGTTGCTTCTCTCAGCTGCTGTGAAAAAAAGGTTAATGGCTGACAGGAAAGTAGGATGTTTACTATCAGGTGGTTTAGACTCGAGTTTGATTGCAGCGTTGCTAGTAAAACATGCCAAAGAAGAAAATCTGCCTTATAAAATACAAAGTTTTGCTATTGGAATGGGTGATAGTCCAGATATTATTGCAGCCAGACAG GTTGCAGATCATATTGGAACAGAgcattatgaaataattttttcgaaagaagatgTGGAGGATGTATTGGATAAAGTGATTTATCATTTAGAAACTTTTGATATTACCACAATCCGAGCTTCCATTgg AATGTATCTTATCTCGAGATATATTAAGTATAATACAGATGCAACAGTAATATTCAGCGGAGAAGGTGCAGATGAACTTGCACAAGGATATATTTATTTCAGAGATGCACCTAGTGAATTAGAAGCTCATGATGAGTCTCTTCGATTACttaaagatatttatttatatgatgGTTTGAGAGCAGATAGAACAACTTCTGCCTTTAGTCTGGAACTACGAGTTCCGTTTTTAGATCTTCaatttacaaattattatctCTCACTGGATGCTGCTACTAGACAACCACAAG GAGGGGTAGAAAAGCATTTATTAAGATCTGCATTCGACAACACTAATATACTGCCATCAAACATACTGTGGAGGCACAAAGAAGCATTCAGCGATGGTGTAACGTCGATTAAAAAATCTCTTTTCCAAATTATACATGAAATAGTAGACGATCGTATATCAGACGCAGCGTTAGAGAAAGCTCATTTGAAATATTCTCATTGTACTCCGAAAACTAAAGAAGCACTTCATTACAG AAACATTTTTGAATTCTATTATGGAGGACAAGCTGAGAGTTTTACGCCATATTTTTGGATGCCCCGTTGGATAAAGGGAATTAATGATCCATCTGCACGATATATTGCGCATTATTCGGCAGAAAGTAAAAAATGA
- the Asns gene encoding asparagine synthetase isoform X3 has protein sequence MCGIWALFGLNSPLTCICENFVKIEHRGPEAFKLEYDHSVNNGYYGFHRLAIVDDLHGMQPMRLYKYPQIFLLCNGEIYNHKQISQKYEFKCVTQCDVEVIIYLYEHLGAENVAKMLDGVFAFCIVDIKKRKILIGRDPYGIRPLFRLVSDDGQLAVCSESKGLIGLTKQINSKWTLKPFPPGHYEEYEILNDGRTKLLSTVNYFKPGDKPSFQVHTPWNVLSKTNVHENIRLLLSAAVKKRLMADRKVGCLLSGGLDSSLIAALLVKHAKEENLPYKIQSFAIGMGDSPDIIAARQVADHIGTEHYEIIFSKEDVEDVLDKVIYHLETFDITTIRASIGMYLISRYIKYNTDATVIFSGEGADELAQGYIYFRDAPSELEAHDESLRLLKDIYLYDGLRADRTTSAFSLELRVPFLDLQFTNYYLSLDAATRQPQGGVEKHLLRSAFDNTNILPSNILWRHKEAFSDGVTSIKKSLFQIIHEIVDDRISDAALEKAHLKYSHCTPKTKEALHYRNIFEFYYGGQAESFTPYFWMPRWIKGINDPSARYIAHYSAESKK, from the exons ATGTGCGGAATTTGGGCCCTGTTTGGATTAAATTCGCCTTTGACCTGTATTTGTgagaattttgtaaaaatagaACATCGTGGTCCTGAAGCTTTTAAACTCGAATACGACCACTCAGTCAAC aATGGTTATTACGGATTTCACAGACTGGCAATTGTTGATGATCTCCATGGAATGCAACCAATGAGACTTTACAAGTATCCACAAATTTTTCTGTTGTGCAATGGTGAAATATATAATCATAAACAA atcagccaaaaatatgaatttaaatGTGTTACACAGTGTGATGTGGAAGTAATAATATACTTGTATGAACATCTTGGTGCCGAAAATGTTGCCAAAATGCTTGATGGTGTGTTTGCATTTTGCATAGTGGATATAAAGAAGAGAAAAATTCTGATCGGCAGAGATCCTTATGGCATTAGACCTTTATTTCGATTAGTTTCTGACGATGGACAACTTGCAGTTTGCTCAGAAAGCAAG ggtcttATAGGATTAACAAAACAAATAAACTCGAAATGGACATTGAAACCGTTCCCACCAGGTCATTATGAAGAATATGAAATCTTAAATGACGGTCGTACAAAATTATTATCaacagtaaattattttaaGCCGGGTGACAAACCGAGCTTTCAAGTACATACTCCTTGGAATG TTTTGAGTAAAACAAATGTTCATGAGAACATAAGGTTGCTTCTCTCAGCTGCTGTGAAAAAAAGGTTAATGGCTGACAGGAAAGTAGGATGTTTACTATCAGGTGGTTTAGACTCGAGTTTGATTGCAGCGTTGCTAGTAAAACATGCCAAAGAAGAAAATCTGCCTTATAAAATACAAAGTTTTGCTATTGGAATGGGTGATAGTCCAGATATTATTGCAGCCAGACAG GTTGCAGATCATATTGGAACAGAgcattatgaaataattttttcgaaagaagatgTGGAGGATGTATTGGATAAAGTGATTTATCATTTAGAAACTTTTGATATTACCACAATCCGAGCTTCCATTgg AATGTATCTTATCTCGAGATATATTAAGTATAATACAGATGCAACAGTAATATTCAGCGGAGAAGGTGCAGATGAACTTGCACAAGGATATATTTATTTCAGAGATGCACCTAGTGAATTAGAAGCTCATGATGAGTCTCTTCGATTACttaaagatatttatttatatgatgGTTTGAGAGCAGATAGAACAACTTCTGCCTTTAGTCTGGAACTACGAGTTCCGTTTTTAGATCTTCaatttacaaattattatctCTCACTGGATGCTGCTACTAGACAACCACAAG GAGGGGTAGAAAAGCATTTATTAAGATCTGCATTCGACAACACTAATATACTGCCATCAAACATACTGTGGAGGCACAAAGAAGCATTCAGCGATGGTGTAACGTCGATTAAAAAATCTCTTTTCCAAATTATACATGAAATAGTAGACGATCGTATATCAGACGCAGCGTTAGAGAAAGCTCATTTGAAATATTCTCATTGTACTCCGAAAACTAAAGAAGCACTTCATTACAG AAACATTTTTGAATTCTATTATGGAGGACAAGCTGAGAGTTTTACGCCATATTTTTGGATGCCCCGTTGGATAAAGGGAATTAATGATCCATCTGCACGATATATTGCGCATTATTCGGCAGAAAGTAAAAAATGA
- the Pgant35a gene encoding polypeptide N-acetylgalactosaminyltransferase 35A: MMSTRYFSFLSGVIIASLTWTFSLYLYSRLSQNNDIINPTILVSESSKSLKEPTFDHKVYNDRELRLRDNLIFHDEKEALVQKGSYQLKGSSYKNSKTLIEQLQPVPVKPAVTLGQGLDELGLVKNYDDQRKRDEGYKNYAFNVLVSDNIGSHRVLPDTRHKLCKTQNYPTNLPPASIVICFYNEHYMTLVRTLHSIIQGTPDDLLHEIILVNDWSDDKTLHDKVKVYIDNNFNGKVKYFKTERREGLIRARMFGARKATGEVLIFLDSHVEVNEMWIEPLLSRIAFSKTIVAMPVIDIINPDTFQYTSSPLVRGGFNWGLHFKWDNLPVGTLEHDEDFIKPIRSPTMAGGLFAMNREYFTKMGEYDAGMDIWGGENLEISFRIWMCGGSIELIPCSRVGHVFRRRRPYGGNDKHDTMLKNSLRVAYVWLDEYKDYFLRNAKKVDYGDVTDRLRLRKELNCKSFAWYLKEVYPELTLPTDNKNKLKEKWARLEQRQMQPWHSRKRHYIDEYQIRLSNTVLCVQSEKDIKTKGSKLILSTCLRVKSQMWYETDKSELVLGEILCMEGSEKIPKLGKCHEMGGNQEWRHKSVNGSPIYNMAAGTCLGVLQATKGSPVIMDLCTKPNKTLITWDLVHSKILQKN; the protein is encoded by the exons ATGATGTCAACGAGGTACTTTTCTTTCTTGTCTGGAGTGATAATAGCCTCCTTAACATGGACTTTCAGTTTGTACCTTTATTCAAGACTATCTCAAAACAATGACATCATTAATCCAACAATATTAGTGTCAGAGAGTTCAAAGTCATTGAAAGAACCAACATTCGATCACAAAGTATATAATGATCGCGAACTTAGATTACGcgataatttaatatttcatgATGAGAAGGAAGCATTAGTACAGAAAGGTAGTTACCAATTAAAAGGATCTAGTTATAAGAACAGTAAAACTCTTATAGAACAATTACAACCTGTGCCAGTAAAACCTGCAGTTACTTTAGGACAAG GTTTGGACGAGCTGGGACTCGTTAAAAACTACGATGACCAGAGAAAACGAGACGAAGGTTACAAAAATTATGCCTTTAATGTTCTGGTATCTGATAATATTGGGTCACACAGAGTATTGCCTGATACAAGGCACAAATTGTGTAAAACACAAAATTATCCTACCAACTTGCCACCGGCCAGCATTGTTATATGTTTTTATAATGAACATTACATGACACTTGTGAGAACTTTACATTCCATTATCCAAGGGACTCCTGACGATCTCTTGCATGAAATTATTTTAGTAAATGATTGGAGCGATGACAAAACTTTACATGACAAAGTCAAAGTATACATTGATAACAATTTTAATGGTAAAGTTAAATATTTCAAGACTGAAAGACGCGAAGGATTAATAAGAGCAAGAATGTTCGGCGCTAGGAAAGCAACTGGAGAAGTTTTAATCTTCCTAGACAGTCACGTAGAAGTAAATGAAATGTGGATAGAACCTCTGCTTTCGCGTATTGCTTTCTCAAAGACTATTGTAGCAATGCCGGTAATTGATATTATCAATCCAGATACATTTCAATATACTAGTAGTCCTTTGGTAAGAGGTGGATTTAACTGGGGCTTGCATTTTAAATGGGATAATTTACCAGTTGGCACTCTGGAACATGACGAAGATTTCATAAAACCCATAAG ATCACCAACAATGGCTGGAGGGCTTTTTGCAATGAATAGAGAGTATTTTACAAAAATGGGAGAGTACGATGCTGGGATGGATATCTGGGGTGGTGAAAATCTAGAAATATCATTCAGA ATTTGGATGTGCGGTGGAAGCATCGAACTCATTCCCTGTTCAAGGGTTGGACACGTATTTAGAAGACGTAGACCGTACGGTGGAAATGACAAACATGATACTATGTTGAAGAATTCATTACGTGTAGCATATGTTTGGTTAGACGAATACAAAGATTACTTTTTAAGGAATGCAAAAAAAGTAGATTATGGCGATGTTACGGATAGATTAAGACTACGCAAGGAATTAAATTGCAAAAGCTTTGCATGGTATCTAAAAGAAGTGTACCCTGAATTAACATTGCCAACagataacaaaaataaattgaaagagAAATGGGCAAGATTAGAACAGAGACAGATGCAACCTTGGCACTCTAGGAAAAGACATTACATTgatgaatatcaaattagacTGTCTAATACAGTGTTATGCGTTCAGAGTGAAAAAGATATCAAAACCAAAGGTTCTAAGCTGATACTATCCACATGCTTGAGAGTTAAATCACAG ATGTGGTATGAAACAGACAAAAGTGAGTTAGTCCTTGGTGAAATACTGTGCATGGAAGGATCAGAGAAAATACCAAAACTTGGAAAATGTCATGAAATGGGTGGCAATCAGGAATGGCGGCACAAAAGTGTT AATGGCTCACCCATATACAATATGGCAGCTGGTACATGTTTAGGAGTATTACAAGCTACAAAAGGAAGTCCAGTTATAATGGATCTATGTACCAAACCAAATAAAACTCTTATAACATGGGATCTAGTACATTCGAAAATTCTACAAAAGAATTGA